A stretch of the Streptomyces ortus genome encodes the following:
- a CDS encoding DUF2752 domain-containing protein: protein MAETGPVRLPRADVLRHPAAAPLAVLVAGAAGAGYLYGTDPHESGHLLPACPFRFFTGLLCPACGGTRMVYDLMHGQFTAAWLDNRVLLLASPLALALLARWIVEGLRGRRWRPRLSSRVQVLVLAVAVTWTVVRNIRG from the coding sequence GTGGCTGAGACGGGCCCCGTGCGCCTACCGCGCGCGGACGTTCTGCGGCATCCGGCGGCAGCACCCCTCGCGGTGCTCGTCGCCGGGGCCGCCGGCGCGGGCTATCTGTACGGCACCGATCCGCACGAGTCCGGTCACCTCCTGCCCGCCTGCCCCTTCCGGTTCTTCACCGGCCTGCTCTGTCCGGCCTGCGGCGGCACACGGATGGTGTACGACCTGATGCATGGTCAGTTCACGGCGGCCTGGCTGGACAACAGAGTGCTGCTGCTCGCCTCGCCCCTCGCCCTCGCGTTGTTGGCGCGCTGGATCGTGGAAGGGCTGCGCGGACGGCGCTGGCGGCCCCGACTGAGCTCGCGGGTGCAGGTGTTGGTGCTCGCTGTAGCAGTCACCTGGACGGTTGTCCGCAATATTCGTGGCTGA
- a CDS encoding 2-oxo-4-hydroxy-4-carboxy-5-ureidoimidazoline decarboxylase yields the protein MPADEAERTLLACCGSRHWARRIAAHRPYPDLDALLAASDEAAYDLTPADVAEALACESLTLLPEGAYSAAHTALSAAHAAYESRFGHVFVICLDDTSPAEAPDRVLTEISSRLTNDPDEERAHTTEELRHLAKGRLTRSLHPHPPGARGTAQSFSPAGDAGPGTAPPGGTTLIKGRGERRNP from the coding sequence ATGCCCGCGGACGAGGCCGAGCGCACGCTCCTGGCCTGCTGCGGCAGCCGCCACTGGGCCCGCCGTATCGCGGCGCACCGCCCCTATCCCGACCTGGACGCCCTGCTGGCCGCGTCCGACGAAGCGGCGTACGACCTGACGCCGGCCGATGTCGCCGAGGCCCTGGCCTGCGAATCCCTCACGCTTCTGCCGGAGGGCGCGTACTCCGCCGCGCACACGGCACTGAGCGCCGCCCACGCGGCGTACGAGAGCCGTTTCGGCCATGTTTTCGTCATCTGCCTGGACGACACGTCGCCGGCGGAGGCCCCCGACCGGGTCCTGACCGAAATCAGCTCCCGCCTCACGAACGACCCGGACGAGGAACGAGCCCACACCACGGAAGAACTCCGCCACCTGGCAAAAGGCCGCCTGACCAGATCGCTGCACCCCCACCCCCCAGGGGCGCGGGGAACGGCGCAATCTTTCAGCCCTGCCGGGGACGCGGGACCCGGCACAGCCCCTCCCGGCGGGACCACACTCATTAAGGGGCGCGGGGAACGGCGCAATCCTTGA
- a CDS encoding RNA polymerase sigma factor — MGQGGESRGVRSSDGELGVAVARAQQGDEDAFAVAYRIVQPGLLGYLRGLVGTEAEDVASDAWLEIARDLGRFRGDGAGFRGWTATIARHRALDHLRRQKVRPRASELVQDVLDLPAARNTDDQALESLGTQYALELLATLPRDQAEAVLLRVVVGLDGPSAGRVLGKRPGAVRTAAHRGLKRLARSLAPEGVTEEELRTLGESG; from the coding sequence TTGGGCCAGGGAGGGGAGTCCCGCGGCGTGCGGTCGTCCGACGGGGAGCTGGGCGTGGCCGTCGCGCGGGCCCAGCAGGGGGACGAGGACGCCTTCGCGGTCGCGTACCGGATCGTGCAGCCGGGACTGCTCGGATATCTGCGGGGTCTGGTCGGCACCGAGGCGGAGGACGTGGCCTCGGACGCGTGGCTGGAGATCGCCCGGGACCTGGGCCGGTTCCGCGGGGACGGGGCGGGGTTCCGCGGCTGGACCGCGACCATCGCCAGACACCGGGCGCTCGACCATCTGCGGCGCCAGAAGGTGCGCCCGCGGGCGTCCGAGCTCGTCCAGGACGTGCTCGACCTGCCCGCCGCGCGGAACACGGACGACCAGGCCCTGGAGTCCCTCGGTACGCAGTACGCCCTCGAACTCCTCGCGACCCTGCCGCGCGACCAGGCGGAGGCCGTCCTGCTGCGGGTCGTCGTCGGTCTCGACGGTCCCTCGGCCGGCCGCGTCCTCGGCAAACGCCCCGGCGCGGTACGTACCGCCGCCCACCGGGGCCTGAAGCGGCTGGCCCGCAGCCTCGCCCCGGAGGGTGTGACGGAAGAGGAACTCCGGACGCTGGGGGAGTCGGGATGA
- a CDS encoding TM2 domain-containing protein codes for MTVPTPGAPYGVDPQGRPYSDKSKIVAGILQIFLGTLGIGRFYVGSVGVGVAQLLTCGGLGFWALIDGILFLTSNDRTDKEGRVLRG; via the coding sequence ATGACCGTCCCCACCCCCGGCGCCCCGTACGGCGTCGACCCGCAGGGCCGCCCCTACTCCGACAAGTCGAAGATCGTCGCGGGCATCCTGCAGATCTTCCTCGGCACGCTCGGCATCGGCCGCTTCTACGTCGGCTCCGTCGGCGTGGGTGTCGCGCAGCTCCTCACCTGCGGTGGTCTGGGCTTCTGGGCGCTGATCGACGGCATCCTGTTCCTCACCAGCAACGACCGCACGGACAAGGAGGGCCGCGTGCTGCGCGGCTGA
- the sdhC gene encoding succinate dehydrogenase, cytochrome b556 subunit, translating to MPAGTLYRGREGMWSWVAHRVTGVLIFFFLFVHVLDTALVRVSPQDYDKVVATYKTPIVALLEYGLVAAILFHALNGLRVIAVDFWSKGPRYQKQMLWTVVGIWVVLMIGALYPVLGHAAREVFGS from the coding sequence GTGCCGGCTGGAACGCTGTACCGCGGCCGGGAAGGAATGTGGTCCTGGGTGGCTCATCGAGTCACCGGCGTCCTCATCTTCTTCTTCCTGTTCGTACACGTGCTGGACACCGCTCTTGTCCGTGTCTCTCCCCAGGACTACGACAAGGTCGTAGCCACCTACAAGACGCCGATCGTCGCGCTGCTGGAGTACGGCCTAGTCGCCGCCATCCTCTTCCACGCGCTCAACGGTCTGCGGGTGATCGCCGTCGACTTCTGGTCGAAGGGCCCGCGCTACCAGAAGCAGATGCTCTGGACCGTTGTCGGCATCTGGGTCGTGCTGATGATCGGGGCCCTGTACCCCGTCCTCGGCCACGCCGCTCGTGAAGTCTTCGGGAGCTGA
- a CDS encoding succinate dehydrogenase hydrophobic membrane anchor subunit has protein sequence MSNNTDTTEKTASGIGPVEGASLYDVDNPAPLIEAPRKRTRKTPKSTRGNFEMYGWLFMRLSGVVLVVLVLGHLLIQLVLDGGVSKIGFAFVAGRWASPFWQVWDLLMLWLAMLHGANGLRTVINDYAERADTRLWLKGLLYTATVFTILLGTLVIFTFDPNIR, from the coding sequence ATGTCGAACAACACAGACACCACCGAGAAGACCGCGTCCGGTATCGGCCCCGTCGAGGGTGCGTCCCTCTACGACGTCGACAACCCGGCGCCCCTGATCGAAGCCCCGCGCAAGCGGACCCGCAAGACCCCGAAGTCCACCCGCGGCAACTTCGAGATGTACGGCTGGCTGTTCATGCGGCTGTCCGGCGTCGTCCTCGTCGTGCTGGTCCTCGGCCACCTGCTCATCCAGCTCGTCCTCGACGGCGGCGTCTCCAAGATCGGCTTCGCCTTCGTGGCGGGCCGCTGGGCCTCCCCGTTCTGGCAGGTCTGGGATCTGTTGATGCTCTGGCTGGCCATGCTGCACGGCGCCAACGGCCTGCGTACGGTCATCAACGACTACGCGGAGCGCGCGGACACCCGGCTGTGGCTCAAGGGCCTGCTCTACACCGCCACGGTGTTCACCATCCTGCTGGGCACGCTGGTGATCTTCACCTTCGACCCGAACATCCGCTAG
- a CDS encoding FG-GAP-like repeat-containing protein: protein MGYLSRRTSHAYKPLSLKRRAWLTTGAVVLAGAGAVTYAVANPGDDPSVDAGRGKRPVQVHELAMSADGAGRREVERTSTARFSLLGVSWTGAKAELDGTAQVRTRAVGSGEWTGWQNLDLEPHPVDRAEAGAEQARGASDPLWVGPSDGVEARVVAARGTSRTGSGGGSASAGLPKGLELSLVDPGVTSAEAKSESLSTATGLSMDGAAFAAEDATGSPAPADATAVTAATPASASPTGAAGTTDAPAAPAESTSQSASESAPESATASPTPDPVPSPPPSTVTQPPIVPRAQWGAAESAVKDAPEYIDKVSAVFVHHTVGTNDYSCAESPALVRGIMAYHVQTELWNDIGYNFLVDKCGRIFEGRAGGVDLPVRGAHTYGFNGDSAGIAVLGDFEGAAATSTTAAKAAGKPTRAALESVARVAAWKLGQYGGDPSGRVTLTAADDTGVWKAGDQATLNTVSGHRDGFATECPGKNLYSKLGEIRRYAAAPARNSAVPTADFDGDGVSDLVAATPKQGSGWLTLVPGGVNGPVSASKVKLNQGTANVPGAAESGDQWGAATALGDINADGYADIAIGAPGEDDTTGHKDRGAVTILYGPKFDLGADTMALGDDYEPNGARFGATVAVGDFNADGKADVFTAATGTGGNWAARFDDGHEVAGDLTTASGALSYADAATGDFNRDGYADVALTYLDASGAGKVTWFKGSRSLGLSKVSTLSVKGGRSIAAGDVNGNGYDDIVIGQPYTAESGAKAGGQVTMVPGSASGFTTTGMTTIHQGTSGVEGAAESGDAMGTSVSVGDFNADGFADVLTGAPNEDITRSGANKANAGAVWLLKGTSAGLTGTGSLSFSQDTTGVPGSTEKDDKLGSSVSLTDFSGHGRAHLLIGAEGEDAYNGTLLHLPSTASGVSVAGSAYYGVTQLGTATAARLGQVLTP, encoded by the coding sequence GTGGGGTATTTGAGTCGCCGGACGAGTCACGCGTACAAACCGCTGAGTCTGAAGCGGAGAGCGTGGCTGACCACAGGGGCCGTCGTACTGGCCGGAGCGGGCGCCGTGACGTACGCGGTCGCGAACCCGGGCGACGACCCGTCGGTCGACGCCGGCCGCGGCAAGCGGCCTGTGCAGGTGCACGAGTTGGCCATGAGCGCCGACGGCGCGGGCCGCCGCGAGGTGGAGCGGACGAGCACCGCCCGGTTCTCGCTGCTCGGCGTCTCCTGGACCGGCGCGAAGGCCGAACTCGACGGCACCGCCCAGGTGAGGACCCGCGCGGTCGGCTCGGGCGAGTGGACCGGCTGGCAGAACCTGGACCTGGAACCCCACCCGGTCGACAGGGCGGAGGCGGGCGCCGAGCAGGCGCGCGGCGCGTCCGATCCGCTCTGGGTCGGCCCCAGCGACGGCGTCGAGGCGCGGGTGGTGGCCGCCAGGGGCACCTCCCGGACGGGGTCCGGGGGAGGTTCGGCGAGTGCCGGTCTGCCCAAGGGACTTGAGCTGAGCCTCGTGGACCCGGGCGTGACCTCCGCCGAGGCGAAGAGCGAGTCGCTGAGCACGGCCACAGGTCTCTCGATGGACGGCGCCGCCTTCGCCGCCGAGGACGCGACCGGCTCCCCGGCCCCGGCCGACGCCACCGCGGTCACTGCGGCCACCCCGGCCTCTGCGTCTCCGACGGGTGCGGCGGGCACGACCGACGCCCCCGCGGCCCCCGCCGAGAGCACCTCGCAGAGCGCCTCCGAGAGCGCGCCCGAGAGCGCCACGGCCTCCCCGACGCCCGACCCGGTCCCCTCCCCGCCGCCGTCCACCGTGACGCAGCCGCCGATCGTCCCCCGCGCCCAGTGGGGCGCGGCCGAGTCGGCGGTCAAGGACGCGCCGGAGTACATCGACAAGGTCAGCGCGGTCTTCGTGCACCACACGGTCGGTACGAACGACTACAGCTGCGCCGAGTCCCCGGCGCTGGTGCGCGGCATCATGGCGTACCACGTGCAGACCGAGCTGTGGAACGACATCGGCTACAACTTCCTGGTCGACAAGTGCGGCCGGATCTTCGAGGGCCGCGCGGGCGGCGTCGACCTGCCGGTGCGCGGCGCGCACACGTACGGCTTCAACGGCGACTCGGCGGGCATCGCCGTCCTCGGTGACTTCGAGGGCGCCGCCGCCACCTCCACCACCGCGGCGAAGGCCGCGGGCAAGCCGACCCGGGCCGCCCTGGAGTCCGTGGCGCGCGTCGCCGCGTGGAAGCTCGGCCAGTACGGCGGGGATCCCAGCGGCCGGGTCACCCTGACCGCCGCCGACGACACGGGCGTGTGGAAGGCGGGCGACCAGGCCACCCTGAACACGGTCTCCGGTCACCGCGACGGCTTCGCCACCGAGTGCCCCGGCAAGAACCTCTACTCGAAGCTCGGCGAGATCCGCCGGTACGCCGCCGCTCCGGCCAGGAACTCCGCGGTCCCGACGGCCGACTTCGACGGTGACGGCGTCAGCGACCTCGTCGCCGCCACCCCGAAGCAGGGCAGCGGCTGGCTCACCCTCGTGCCCGGCGGTGTGAACGGCCCCGTGTCCGCCTCGAAGGTGAAGCTCAACCAGGGCACCGCGAACGTGCCGGGCGCCGCCGAGTCGGGCGACCAGTGGGGCGCGGCCACGGCCCTCGGCGACATCAACGCCGACGGTTACGCGGACATCGCGATCGGCGCCCCCGGCGAGGACGACACGACCGGCCACAAGGACCGCGGCGCGGTGACGATCCTGTACGGCCCGAAGTTCGACCTCGGCGCCGACACCATGGCGCTGGGCGACGACTACGAGCCGAACGGGGCGCGGTTCGGCGCGACGGTCGCGGTCGGCGACTTCAACGCCGACGGCAAGGCGGACGTCTTCACGGCGGCCACCGGCACGGGGGGCAACTGGGCGGCCCGCTTCGACGACGGCCACGAGGTCGCGGGCGACCTCACCACTGCCTCCGGCGCCCTCTCGTACGCGGACGCCGCGACCGGTGACTTCAACCGGGACGGCTACGCGGACGTGGCGCTCACCTACCTCGACGCGTCCGGCGCCGGCAAGGTCACCTGGTTCAAGGGGTCCAGGTCGCTGGGGCTGTCGAAGGTGTCCACGCTCTCCGTCAAGGGCGGTCGCTCGATCGCCGCGGGCGATGTGAACGGCAACGGCTACGACGACATCGTCATCGGCCAGCCGTACACCGCGGAGTCCGGTGCCAAGGCGGGCGGCCAGGTCACGATGGTCCCGGGTTCGGCGTCCGGCTTCACCACCACCGGGATGACGACGATCCACCAGGGCACCTCGGGCGTCGAGGGCGCCGCCGAGTCGGGCGACGCGATGGGCACCTCGGTCTCGGTCGGGGACTTCAACGCCGACGGCTTCGCGGACGTCCTCACGGGCGCCCCGAACGAGGACATCACCCGCAGTGGCGCCAACAAGGCGAACGCGGGCGCGGTCTGGCTCCTCAAGGGCACCTCGGCCGGCCTCACCGGCACCGGGTCGCTCTCCTTCTCCCAGGACACTACGGGCGTCCCCGGGTCCACGGAGAAGGACGACAAGCTGGGTTCGTCCGTCTCGCTGACGGACTTCTCCGGCCACGGGCGCGCGCATCTGCTCATCGGCGCGGAGGGCGAGGACGCGTACAACGGCACGCTGCTCCACCTCCCGAGCACCGCCTCGGGGGTCTCCGTCGCCGGGTCGGCGTACTACGGCGTCACCCAGCTGGGCACGGCGACGGCCGCACGGCTGGGCCAGGTCCTGACCCCGTAG
- a CDS encoding TM2 domain-containing protein, whose translation MSEQPSQPQQPPNQPPGYGYPNSGETPPGYGYPNPGAVPPSDANPYAAGQPGGQPGQPGQPGQAYGPPQSGYQQGPGYPPPGGYAPAGAYPPGTFTGDPNAPYGYDPYGRPYSDKSKIIAGVLQLCLGSLGVGRFYIGSVGIGLAQLFTCGGLGIWALIDGIMLLTGHNATDAQGRPLRG comes from the coding sequence GTGAGCGAGCAGCCGTCTCAGCCGCAGCAGCCCCCCAACCAGCCGCCCGGCTACGGCTATCCGAACTCCGGGGAGACGCCTCCCGGGTATGGGTATCCGAACCCGGGCGCCGTCCCGCCCAGCGACGCCAACCCGTACGCGGCCGGGCAGCCGGGCGGTCAGCCGGGGCAGCCCGGTCAGCCCGGGCAGGCGTACGGGCCTCCGCAGTCCGGGTATCAGCAGGGGCCGGGGTATCCGCCCCCCGGCGGGTACGCCCCGGCCGGCGCGTACCCTCCCGGGACCTTCACCGGCGACCCCAACGCCCCGTACGGCTACGACCCCTACGGGCGCCCGTACTCCGACAAGTCGAAGATCATCGCGGGTGTTCTGCAGCTCTGCCTCGGCAGCCTCGGGGTCGGGCGGTTCTACATCGGCAGCGTCGGTATCGGGCTCGCCCAGCTCTTCACCTGCGGCGGGCTCGGGATCTGGGCCCTCATCGACGGGATCATGCTGCTGACGGGGCACAACGCCACCGACGCCCAGGGCCGACCGCTGCGTGGCTGA
- a CDS encoding succinate dehydrogenase iron-sulfur subunit, which yields MATPTLDKTDEAGTPEPGFADSPYITATFRIRRFNPENSAEAVWEDFQLEIDPKERVLDALHKIKWDLDGTLTFRRSCAHGICGSDAMRINGKNRLACKTLIKDINPAKPITVEPIKGLTVLKDLVVDMEPFFQAYRDVMPFLVTKETNEPTRERLQTAEDRERFDDTTKCILCAACTSSCPVFWNDGQYFGPAAIVNAHRFIFDSRDDAGEQRLEILNDKDGVWRCRTTFNCTDACPRGIEVTKAIQEVKRALITRRF from the coding sequence ATGGCAACCCCCACCCTGGACAAGACGGACGAGGCCGGCACGCCCGAGCCCGGCTTCGCCGACTCTCCCTACATCACGGCCACGTTCCGCATCCGCCGCTTCAACCCCGAGAACTCGGCGGAAGCGGTCTGGGAAGACTTCCAGCTGGAGATCGACCCCAAGGAGCGTGTCCTCGACGCGCTGCACAAGATCAAGTGGGATCTGGACGGCACGCTGACGTTCCGCCGGTCCTGCGCGCACGGCATCTGCGGCTCGGACGCCATGCGGATCAACGGCAAGAACCGTCTCGCCTGCAAGACCCTGATCAAGGACATCAACCCGGCCAAGCCCATCACGGTCGAGCCCATCAAGGGCCTCACCGTGCTGAAGGACCTGGTCGTGGACATGGAGCCGTTCTTCCAGGCGTACCGCGACGTGATGCCGTTCCTCGTCACCAAGGAGACGAACGAGCCCACGCGCGAGCGGCTGCAGACGGCGGAGGACCGGGAGCGCTTCGACGACACGACGAAGTGCATCCTGTGCGCCGCGTGCACGTCCTCGTGCCCGGTGTTCTGGAACGACGGCCAGTACTTCGGTCCGGCCGCCATCGTGAACGCCCACCGCTTCATCTTCGACTCGCGTGACGACGCCGGAGAGCAGCGTCTGGAGATCCTCAACGACAAGGACGGCGTGTGGCGTTGCCGCACGACGTTCAACTGCACGGACGCCTGCCCGCGCGGTATCGAGGTCACGAAGGCGATCCAGGAAGTGAAGCGGGCACTGATCACGCGCCGCTTCTGA
- the sdhA gene encoding succinate dehydrogenase flavoprotein subunit gives MKIHKYDTVIVGAGGAGMRAAIESTKRSRTAVLTKLYPTRSHTGAAQGGMAAALANVEEDNWEWHTFDTIKGGDYLVDQDAAEILAKEAIDAVLDLEKMGLPFNRTPDGTIDQRRFGGHSRNHGEAPVRRSCYAADRTGHMILQTLYQNCVKEGVEFFNEFYVLDQLLVEVDGVKKSAGVVAYELATGEIHVFQAKAVIYASGGTGKFFKVTSNAHTLTGDGQAAVYRRGLPLEDMEFFQFHPTGIWRMGILLTEGARGEGGILRNKDGERFMEKYAPVMKDLASRDVVSRSIYTEIREGRGCGPEGDHVYLDLTHLPPEQLDAKLPDITEFARTYLGIEPYTDPIPIQPTAHYAMGGIPTNVEGEVLADNTTVVPGLYAAGEVACVSVHGANRLGTNSLLDINVFGRRAGIAAAEYSATVGHVELPEDPASLVVGQIERLRASTGSERVADIRRELQECMDANVMVFRTEQTIKTAVEKIAELRERYLNVSVQDKGKRFNTDLLEAVELGNLLDLAEVMAVSALARKESRGGHYREDYPNRDDVNFMRHTMAYREVGDDGTESIRLDYKPVVQTRYQPMERKY, from the coding sequence ATGAAGATCCACAAGTACGACACCGTCATCGTCGGCGCCGGCGGCGCCGGAATGCGCGCGGCCATCGAGTCGACGAAGCGCAGCCGGACCGCCGTGCTGACGAAGCTCTACCCCACCCGGTCCCACACGGGCGCCGCGCAGGGCGGTATGGCCGCCGCGCTGGCGAACGTGGAGGAGGACAACTGGGAGTGGCACACCTTCGACACGATCAAGGGCGGCGACTACCTGGTCGACCAGGACGCCGCCGAGATCCTGGCGAAGGAGGCCATCGACGCGGTCCTCGACCTGGAGAAGATGGGCCTGCCGTTCAACCGGACCCCGGACGGCACCATCGACCAGCGCCGCTTCGGCGGGCACTCCCGCAACCACGGCGAGGCCCCGGTCCGCCGGTCCTGCTACGCGGCGGACCGCACCGGCCACATGATCCTTCAGACGCTCTACCAGAACTGCGTCAAGGAGGGTGTGGAGTTCTTCAACGAGTTCTACGTCCTCGACCAGCTCCTCGTGGAGGTCGACGGCGTCAAGAAGTCGGCGGGCGTCGTCGCCTACGAACTGGCGACCGGTGAGATCCACGTCTTCCAGGCGAAGGCCGTGATCTACGCGTCCGGCGGCACCGGCAAGTTCTTCAAGGTGACGTCGAACGCGCACACCCTGACCGGTGACGGCCAGGCCGCGGTCTACCGCCGTGGTCTGCCGCTGGAGGACATGGAGTTCTTCCAGTTCCACCCGACCGGCATCTGGCGCATGGGCATCCTGCTGACGGAGGGCGCCCGCGGTGAGGGCGGCATCCTCCGCAACAAGGACGGCGAGCGCTTCATGGAGAAGTACGCGCCGGTCATGAAGGACCTCGCGTCCCGTGACGTCGTCTCCCGCTCCATCTACACGGAGATCCGTGAGGGCCGCGGCTGCGGTCCCGAGGGCGACCACGTCTACCTCGACCTCACGCACCTCCCGCCGGAGCAGCTGGACGCCAAGCTCCCGGACATCACGGAGTTCGCGCGTACGTACCTGGGCATCGAGCCGTACACGGACCCGATCCCGATCCAGCCCACCGCGCACTACGCCATGGGCGGCATCCCGACGAACGTCGAGGGTGAGGTCCTGGCGGACAACACCACGGTCGTCCCGGGCCTGTACGCGGCCGGCGAGGTCGCGTGCGTCTCGGTGCACGGCGCCAACCGCCTGGGCACGAACTCGCTGCTCGACATCAACGTCTTCGGGCGTCGTGCGGGCATCGCCGCGGCGGAGTACTCGGCCACGGTCGGGCACGTCGAGCTGCCCGAGGACCCGGCCTCGCTGGTCGTGGGCCAGATCGAGCGGCTGCGGGCGTCCACGGGCAGCGAGCGCGTGGCGGACATCCGCCGCGAGCTGCAGGAGTGCATGGACGCCAACGTCATGGTGTTCCGCACCGAGCAGACGATCAAGACGGCCGTCGAGAAGATCGCCGAGCTGCGCGAGCGCTACCTGAACGTGTCCGTCCAGGACAAGGGCAAGCGGTTCAACACCGACCTCCTCGAAGCCGTCGAGCTGGGCAACCTGCTCGACCTCGCCGAGGTCATGGCCGTGTCCGCGCTCGCCCGCAAGGAGTCCCGCGGCGGTCACTACCGCGAGGACTACCCCAACCGCGACGACGTCAACTTCATGCGCCACACCATGGCGTACCGCGAGGTCGGCGACGACGGCACCGAGTCGATCCGTCTCGACTACAAGCCGGTCGTCCAGACCCGCTACCAGCCGATGGAGCGTAAGTACTGA
- a CDS encoding beta-N-acetylhexosaminidase, with protein MNGRRRKAPASADRKPLLVGAGVVAVLAGAALTVGLWPSGDSGAPSTGRPSGERSAAASADSPTPSPDRTYPLSKTPRTIPAVRDHTPARGPGWRPAKGGRVLVGDGALADEGRLLAKELGLAYAGRGEPRAGDVGLSLTDEDANAESYTLRVADGRVRISGTEEAGVFYGTRTLKQEVHGDATAPEGVVRDSPAKPQRGFMLDIARKHFTAAWIEDRIRELADLKYNQLGLHFSDDQGFRIASDSHPEVVSKEDLTKAEVRRILALAESRHIDVVPEIDSPGHLGAVIAAHPDLQLRNTAGVASKGALDLSKPAAGKIVDELLNEYADLFPGPYWHLGADEYQALTVANPAASYPQLASAATKAYGSGAGIADLATGWLNDRADTVRGHDRTMRAWNDGIFAGGTVQADKDIQVAYWTGKEIGARQPTEYLRSGRELLNYNDEYLYYVLGQPNTFVYPTGQRIYEQWTPLVVRGTSPVSEEYDDQILGASFAVWCDLSGSQTEAQVAAGIRLPLRALTQKLWDPRKPVSSWADFKTLAGKLD; from the coding sequence GTGAACGGGCGTAGGCGCAAAGCACCGGCATCGGCCGACAGGAAGCCCCTGCTGGTCGGCGCGGGCGTCGTGGCGGTCCTGGCGGGCGCCGCGCTGACCGTGGGGCTCTGGCCGAGCGGAGACTCGGGCGCGCCCTCGACCGGCCGGCCCAGTGGGGAGAGGAGCGCTGCGGCGTCGGCCGACTCCCCGACCCCGTCACCCGATCGGACGTATCCGCTGTCGAAGACGCCCCGGACGATTCCGGCCGTCCGCGACCACACGCCCGCCCGCGGACCCGGCTGGCGGCCCGCGAAGGGCGGCCGGGTCCTCGTGGGCGACGGCGCGCTCGCCGACGAGGGGCGGCTTCTCGCCAAGGAGCTGGGGCTGGCCTACGCGGGCCGGGGCGAGCCGCGCGCCGGGGACGTCGGGCTGAGCCTCACGGACGAGGACGCGAACGCCGAGTCGTACACCCTGCGGGTCGCCGACGGGCGGGTGCGGATCAGCGGTACGGAGGAGGCGGGCGTCTTCTACGGCACCCGCACGCTCAAGCAGGAGGTCCACGGAGACGCCACGGCGCCCGAGGGAGTCGTACGCGACTCGCCGGCCAAGCCGCAGCGCGGGTTCATGCTGGACATCGCGCGCAAGCATTTCACCGCCGCCTGGATCGAGGACCGGATCCGTGAGCTGGCCGACCTCAAGTACAACCAGCTCGGCCTGCACTTCTCCGACGACCAGGGCTTCCGGATAGCCTCCGACTCGCACCCCGAGGTCGTCTCGAAGGAAGACCTGACCAAGGCCGAGGTGCGGCGCATCCTCGCGCTCGCCGAGAGCCGCCACATCGATGTCGTGCCGGAGATCGACTCGCCCGGACACCTCGGCGCGGTGATCGCCGCGCACCCGGACCTCCAGCTCCGCAACACCGCGGGTGTCGCCTCGAAGGGCGCGCTCGACCTCTCGAAGCCCGCCGCCGGCAAGATCGTCGACGAGTTGCTGAACGAGTACGCCGACCTGTTCCCCGGGCCGTACTGGCACCTCGGCGCCGACGAGTACCAGGCCCTGACGGTGGCGAACCCGGCGGCCTCGTACCCGCAGCTGGCCTCCGCCGCGACGAAGGCGTACGGATCCGGCGCCGGGATCGCCGACCTGGCGACCGGGTGGCTCAACGACCGGGCCGACACCGTGCGCGGACACGACCGGACCATGCGCGCCTGGAACGACGGGATCTTCGCCGGGGGCACCGTCCAGGCCGACAAGGACATCCAGGTCGCGTACTGGACCGGCAAGGAGATCGGCGCGCGGCAGCCGACGGAGTACCTGCGGTCCGGGCGCGAACTGCTGAACTACAACGACGAGTACCTGTACTACGTCCTCGGGCAGCCCAACACCTTCGTCTACCCGACCGGGCAGCGCATCTACGAGCAGTGGACCCCCCTCGTCGTCCGCGGCACGTCCCCGGTGTCCGAGGAGTACGACGACCAGATCCTCGGCGCGTCCTTCGCCGTCTGGTGCGACCTCTCGGGCTCCCAGACCGAGGCCCAGGTGGCGGCGGGGATCCGGCTGCCGCTGCGGGCGCTGACGCAGAAGCTGTGGGATCCGCGCAAGCCGGTGTCGTCATGGGCCGACTTCAAGACGCTGGCGGGGAAGCTGGACTGA